One Delphinus delphis chromosome 3, mDelDel1.2, whole genome shotgun sequence genomic region harbors:
- the GADD45B gene encoding growth arrest and DNA damage-inducible protein GADD45 beta isoform X2, translating to MTLEELVACDNAAQKMQTVSAAVEELLVAAQRQDRLTVGVYESAKLMNVDPDSVVLCLLAIDEEEEDDIALQIHFTLIQSFCCDNDIDIVRVSGMQRLAQLLGEPAETQGTTEARDLHCLLVTNPPKQPNL from the exons ATGACACTGGAAGAGCTCGTGGCGTGCGACAACGCGGCGCAGAA GATGCAGACGGTGAGCGCCGCGGTGGAGGAGCTGCTGGTGGCTGCGCAGCGCCAGGACCGCCTCACCGTGGGGGTGTACGAGTCGGCCAAGCTGATGAATGT GGACCCTGACAGCGTGGTCCTGTGCCTCCTGGCTAttgacgaggaggaggaggacgacaTCGCCCTGCAGATCCACTTCACGCTCATCCAGTCTTTTTGCTGTGACAACGACATTGACATCGTGCGGGTGTCAGGAATGcagcgcctggcacagctgcTGGGCGAGCCGGCCGAGACCCAGGGCACCACCGAGGCCCGGGACCTGCACTGCCTCCTGGTCACG aacCCCCCCAAACAACCCAACCTATGA
- the GADD45B gene encoding growth arrest and DNA damage-inducible protein GADD45 beta isoform X1, with protein MTLEELVACDNAAQKMQTVSAAVEELLVAAQRQDRLTVGVYESAKLMNVDPDSVVLCLLAIDEEEEDDIALQIHFTLIQSFCCDNDIDIVRVSGMQRLAQLLGEPAETQGTTEARDLHCLLVTNPHTDAWKSHGLVEVASYCEESRENNQWVPYIPLQER; from the exons ATGACACTGGAAGAGCTCGTGGCGTGCGACAACGCGGCGCAGAA GATGCAGACGGTGAGCGCCGCGGTGGAGGAGCTGCTGGTGGCTGCGCAGCGCCAGGACCGCCTCACCGTGGGGGTGTACGAGTCGGCCAAGCTGATGAATGT GGACCCTGACAGCGTGGTCCTGTGCCTCCTGGCTAttgacgaggaggaggaggacgacaTCGCCCTGCAGATCCACTTCACGCTCATCCAGTCTTTTTGCTGTGACAACGACATTGACATCGTGCGGGTGTCAGGAATGcagcgcctggcacagctgcTGGGCGAGCCGGCCGAGACCCAGGGCACCACCGAGGCCCGGGACCTGCACTGCCTCCTGGTCACG AACCCTCACACAGACGCCTGGAAAAGCCACGGCCTGGTGGAGGTTGCCAGTTACTGCGAAGAGAGCAGGGAGAACAACCAGTGGGTCCCCTACATCCCCCTCCAGGAGCGCTGA